The following proteins are co-located in the Vicugna pacos chromosome 3, VicPac4, whole genome shotgun sequence genome:
- the CCL28 gene encoding C-C motif chemokine 28: MQQTGLALVALAACVALHPLEAILPIASSCCTEVSHHISRRLLERVNVCRIQRADGDCDLAAVILHVKHRRICVSPHNHVIKQWMKEQAAKKDAKGNVCQKKHHGRRNSKGAHQGKRETHGHKTPY; the protein is encoded by the exons ATGCAGCAGACAGGACTCGCTCTCGTGGCCTTGGCTGCCTGTGTGGCTCTTCATCCCTTGGAAG ccATACTCCCCATTGCCTCCAGCTGCTGCACCGAGGTTTCACATCATATTTCCAGAAggcttctggaaagagtgaaTGTGTGTCGCATTCAGAGAGCTGACGGGGATTGTGACTTGGCTGCTGTCAT CCTTCATGTCAAGCACAGAAGAATCTGTGTCAGCCCGCACAATCATGTTATTAAGCAGTGGATGAAGGAACAAGCAGCTAAGAAAGATGCTAAAGGCAACGTTTGCCAGAAGAAACACCATGGCAGGAGGAACAGTAAAGGGGCACATCAGGGGAAGCGTGAAACACATGGCCACAAAACTCCTTATTAG